A stretch of DNA from Bacillus sp. NP157:
ACCTTGCGGTTGACGTGCTCGTTCGGGTCGTCGGTGCGCGGCGGGGCAATGTGGCACGCGGCCAGCAGGGCAATCGCAGCGAGGCCGATCGCGTTGCGAATCAGCCGTTTAAAGGAAGATGAGGGAACCATCGGGGTGACTCTGGGGGTGGGGCGATGCTTTAGTGTACCGCTTAGTTTTATTATTTGCACTAATGCCCATCCTTCCTGGTCAGAACCCGGCATGATACCCCTCCCCCTAATGGACAGCCAACGGCCCGGACCGCTAAACTGCACGGTCATAAGTGTCTTTGTTGTCAAGGATTTGAAATGGCCCGTATTACTGTCGAAGACTGCCTCGAGGTAGTCGACAATCGCTTTGAGCTCGTGCTCATGGCGACCAAGCGCGCTCGCCAGCTCTCCAAGGGCGCCGAGCCGACCCTCGATCCGAACAATGACAAGCCGACCGTGCTCGCCCTGCGCGAGATCGCGGACCGTCGCGTCAACGAGCAGATGATCGACGAAATCGATCGTGCCGCGCGTGAGCGCGCCGAGCGTGAAGCCCTCGAGTGGGCCGCCACGGAAGTGGACGATGACCTCTCGAAGGGCGGGGATGACTGATGTCGCCGGGTCCTTGTCGGCCCAGCGTCCATCTGCTCACTGCGCACGTTGAAGCGCGGCCTTCGGAGCCGCGCGCGGGAGGCCATGCCGCCTGATCCCAGGCGCGAGGCATTCCCATGGAAGTCATTCCTGCCAAAAAACTGACCGACGTCTCCGACGACACCCCGGTGCCGGCCTATGTGCAGGCGCTGGAAGAGCGCGTGGGTGCCTACCTGCCCAAAGAGCAGGTGTTGCGCATCCGTCGCGCCTTCCTCGTCGGTGCGCTCGCCCACGACGGGCAGACGCGCAAGTCGGGCGAACCGTACATCACCCATCCGGTGGCGGTGGCGCAGGTGCTGGCCGAACTCGGCCTCGATGCCGAGACGATCATCGCGGCGATCCTGCACGACACGCTGGAAGACACCCAGCTCAGCCGTGAGGAACTCGCCGGTGCGTTCGGCGAAACCGTCGCCGAACTGGTCGACGGCGTCACCAAGCTGGACAAGATGCGCTTTTCCAGCCGCGCCGAAGCCGATGCGGAAAGCTTCCGCAAGATGCTGCTGGCGATGGCACGCGACCTGCGCGTCATCCTGATCAAGCTGTCCGACCGCCTGCATAACATGCGTACGCTGGGTGCGAAGGATGGCGCGTCGCGCCGCCGCATCGCGCGCGAAACGCTCGAAATCTACGCGCCCATCGCCCAGCGCCTGGGCATGAACAAGTTCAAGGCGGAATTGCAGGACCTTGGCTTCAAGGCCCTCTATCCCGACCGCCATCGGATCATCGGCGAGCGCATCCGCGCCGCGCTCGGTAATCGTCGCGAGGCCATGGCG
This window harbors:
- the rpoZ gene encoding DNA-directed RNA polymerase subunit omega, encoding MARITVEDCLEVVDNRFELVLMATKRARQLSKGAEPTLDPNNDKPTVLALREIADRRVNEQMIDEIDRAARERAEREALEWAATEVDDDLSKGGDD